The following coding sequences are from one Roseburia hominis A2-183 window:
- a CDS encoding LacI family DNA-binding transcriptional regulator, whose protein sequence is MATIKEIAELAKVSPATVSRVLNQDETLNVTAEVRSQILKIAHELNYIPPKMRHAQNKTHVTIGVADWHLVRGDRHDIRLASLDHIAATMPQKVDVSFLRITCREDADVDGILAFGSFSEEEINFLRKQSDAILFVNSDQKDYEFDQIIMDYEQGLKDMVHYLLDVKEYRSIGYIGGIYEKDGVRIGTHRLMGLTEILAQRGCYKEHYFCVGEISRESGYRLTRELLETDDVPEVLVLGNDEVAEGALEAVKELKYRIPKDVAVVIYRDIETLQTKYPTYTSLRMLPDIVWSTAIKLLLERIIDKRVDSMKVYLPTKLELGDSA, encoded by the coding sequence ATGGCAACAATCAAAGAAATTGCAGAGTTAGCAAAGGTATCACCGGCGACTGTATCGAGGGTACTGAATCAGGATGAGACATTGAACGTCACAGCAGAAGTCAGGAGCCAGATTTTAAAGATTGCCCACGAATTAAACTATATTCCGCCTAAGATGCGTCATGCGCAGAATAAGACCCATGTTACGATCGGTGTGGCAGACTGGCATCTGGTAAGAGGGGACAGGCACGACATACGACTGGCATCGCTGGACCATATCGCAGCGACGATGCCGCAGAAGGTGGACGTCAGCTTTTTGCGGATCACCTGCAGGGAAGATGCAGATGTCGACGGGATTCTCGCATTTGGATCTTTTTCGGAGGAAGAGATAAATTTTCTGCGAAAACAGAGTGATGCGATCCTGTTTGTCAATTCGGATCAGAAAGATTATGAGTTTGACCAGATTATCATGGACTATGAGCAGGGCTTAAAGGATATGGTACACTATCTTCTGGATGTCAAGGAATACCGGAGTATCGGTTATATCGGCGGTATCTATGAGAAGGATGGTGTACGGATCGGTACCCACCGCTTAATGGGACTGACGGAGATCCTTGCGCAGAGAGGGTGCTATAAGGAGCACTATTTCTGTGTGGGTGAAATCAGCAGAGAGAGCGGCTACCGTCTGACCAGAGAACTTCTGGAGACAGATGATGTACCGGAAGTTCTGGTGCTTGGAAATGATGAGGTGGCAGAAGGCGCCCTGGAAGCGGTAAAAGAATTAAAATACCGGATTCCGAAGGATGTTGCGGTTGTCATTTACCGTGATATTGAGACGCTGCAGACGAAATATCCGACATATACCAGTCTTCGGATGCTGCCGGATATTGTATGGTCAACAGCAATCAAGCTTTTGCTGGAACGAATCATCGACAAGCGCGTGGACAGTATGAAGGTTTACCTGCCGACAAAATTGGAACTGGGCGACAGTGCATGA
- a CDS encoding amidohydrolase: protein MSQYLLLKQGTIHNAVDEEAFVADILIEDGKIKKIAPVLEGKVINEAAVIDAMGIDVYPGFVDAHCHLGLDGYAVGFAGQDFNELGDPMTPQLSAIDAINPQDETFRMAREGGVTCVSTGPGSSNVIGGTFCIIKTYGNRVDDMIVREKSAMKIAFGENPKNCYKEKGVYSRMSVAAKLREVLQKTIIYDKKLREAGCETSWNEINRGSGEGQVDISKMPAYDAKLEAMLPVIRGEIPLKAHAHRADDICTAIRIAKEFHLGLRLDHVTDGALIAKELGAEHFPVAVGPSFGHATKYELKNKGFETPAILADAGCEVSIITDSPVIEERYLPLCAGRAIYNGMREFDALRAITIQAARHIGAEDRVGSIEEGKDADFVLLKGTPFSVDARILYTIINGEIVYQSGE from the coding sequence ATGAGTCAGTATTTATTGTTAAAACAGGGAACGATCCATAATGCCGTCGACGAGGAGGCATTTGTGGCGGATATTTTGATTGAGGACGGAAAAATAAAAAAGATTGCGCCTGTGCTGGAGGGCAAAGTCATCAATGAAGCGGCTGTCATTGATGCGATGGGGATCGATGTCTATCCCGGGTTTGTGGATGCACACTGCCATCTGGGGCTCGACGGTTATGCGGTCGGTTTTGCGGGGCAGGACTTCAATGAGCTTGGCGATCCGATGACACCGCAGCTCTCGGCGATAGATGCGATCAACCCGCAGGATGAGACTTTCCGCATGGCAAGGGAGGGAGGCGTTACCTGCGTGTCGACAGGACCGGGAAGCTCCAATGTGATCGGAGGAACCTTCTGCATCATCAAAACGTATGGAAACCGCGTGGACGACATGATTGTCCGGGAAAAATCAGCCATGAAAATTGCATTCGGAGAGAATCCGAAGAACTGTTATAAGGAAAAAGGCGTCTATTCGCGCATGTCTGTGGCGGCAAAACTGCGGGAAGTGCTGCAGAAGACGATCATCTACGATAAAAAGCTGCGGGAGGCAGGCTGTGAGACAAGCTGGAATGAGATCAACCGCGGCAGCGGGGAGGGGCAGGTGGACATCAGCAAAATGCCAGCCTACGATGCAAAACTGGAAGCAATGCTGCCGGTCATCCGCGGGGAGATACCGCTGAAAGCGCATGCACACCGGGCGGACGATATCTGCACGGCAATCCGCATTGCAAAGGAGTTCCATCTGGGGTTAAGGCTCGATCACGTGACGGACGGCGCGCTGATCGCAAAGGAATTGGGTGCGGAGCATTTTCCGGTGGCGGTCGGTCCGTCCTTCGGTCATGCGACGAAGTACGAGTTGAAGAACAAGGGATTTGAGACGCCTGCAATTCTGGCGGATGCCGGCTGCGAGGTGTCGATCATCACCGATTCGCCGGTCATCGAGGAGCGCTATCTGCCGCTCTGCGCAGGGCGGGCAATCTACAACGGCATGCGTGAGTTTGATGCGCTGCGGGCAATTACCATTCAGGCGGCAAGGCATATCGGCGCCGAAGATCGTGTCGGAAGCATTGAAGAAGGGAAGGATGCAGATTTTGTTTTGCTAAAAGGCACCCCGTTTTCGGTTGACGCGCGGATATTATATACCATCATAAACGGAGAGATTGTCTATCAGTCCGGGGAGTAA
- a CDS encoding PTS fructose transporter subunit IIABC, which translates to MRIRELLAVESIDLNAKAASKKEALDHAVDLMARSGKIGDVETYRKGVYAREEEGTTGIGEGIAIPHCKSDVVKAPGLAAMRVAGGVDFQSLDGEKADLIFLIAAPNTKDNVHLDVLSKLSVLLMDEKFTNDLRNAKSVEEFLHVIDVAESAKDVEEAKEAPAKTETKGGRLILAVTGCPTGIAHTYMAAESLEKKAAELGYRIKVETRGSGGAKNVLTRAEIAEADCIIVAADTQVPMERFDGKPVIECKVADGISKAEELIKRAINGDAATYHASNKEAANRNDNEKDSVGHQIYKHLMNGVSHMLPFVVGGGILIALAFLIDGFSVDLNSLPMDQRSNFGTITPVAAMFKSIGGAAFGFMLPILAGFIAMSIADRPGLAVGFVGGAIAANGTSGFLGALVAGFLAGYVVLLLKKICSKMPESLEGMKPMLIYPVLGIFITGVIMTYVVEPPIGALNTLINNGLNGLNGASAILLGALLGGMMSVDMGGPVNKAAYVFGTASIAAGNYNIMAAVMVGGMVPPIAIAIATLVFKNKFTAEERKAGPTNFIMGLSFITEGAIPFAASDPLHVLPSCVVGSAVAGALSMAFNCTLMAPHGGIFVFPTVGNPFMYLVALAIGSVVSAVLLGVLKKNVA; encoded by the coding sequence ATGAGAATCAGGGAATTGTTAGCAGTAGAGAGCATTGACCTGAATGCAAAAGCTGCAAGCAAAAAAGAAGCCCTCGATCACGCAGTGGATCTGATGGCGAGAAGTGGTAAGATTGGCGACGTCGAGACTTATCGAAAAGGGGTATACGCAAGAGAGGAAGAGGGCACAACCGGTATTGGTGAAGGGATTGCGATTCCTCACTGCAAATCAGATGTTGTAAAGGCACCGGGACTTGCGGCAATGCGTGTTGCAGGCGGTGTGGATTTCCAGTCGCTGGACGGTGAGAAGGCAGACCTGATCTTTTTGATCGCTGCGCCGAACACCAAAGACAATGTGCATCTGGACGTATTAAGCAAACTTTCTGTACTGCTGATGGATGAGAAGTTCACAAATGATCTTCGGAATGCAAAGAGCGTGGAAGAGTTTTTACATGTCATTGATGTGGCTGAGAGTGCAAAGGATGTGGAAGAAGCCAAAGAGGCACCGGCAAAGACAGAGACAAAGGGCGGCAGGCTGATCCTTGCAGTAACAGGATGCCCGACCGGTATCGCGCATACGTATATGGCAGCAGAGAGCCTTGAGAAGAAAGCAGCAGAGTTAGGATACCGCATCAAGGTTGAGACCAGAGGTTCCGGCGGCGCCAAGAATGTGCTGACCAGAGCGGAGATTGCCGAGGCGGATTGCATTATCGTGGCTGCCGATACACAGGTTCCGATGGAGCGTTTTGATGGCAAACCTGTCATTGAGTGCAAGGTTGCAGACGGTATCAGCAAGGCTGAGGAACTGATTAAGAGAGCAATCAATGGAGATGCGGCTACATACCACGCATCCAATAAAGAAGCGGCAAATAGAAACGATAATGAGAAGGACAGCGTCGGACATCAGATTTATAAGCATCTGATGAACGGTGTATCCCATATGCTCCCATTCGTTGTCGGCGGTGGTATCCTGATCGCACTGGCATTCCTGATCGATGGATTTTCCGTAGATCTGAATTCTCTTCCGATGGATCAGAGAAGTAACTTCGGTACGATTACACCAGTGGCAGCAATGTTTAAGTCAATAGGTGGCGCGGCATTCGGATTTATGCTTCCGATTCTTGCCGGGTTTATCGCAATGAGTATTGCAGACCGACCTGGTCTTGCTGTTGGTTTTGTCGGCGGAGCGATCGCGGCAAACGGAACTTCCGGTTTCCTCGGAGCTCTGGTAGCCGGTTTCCTGGCAGGCTATGTAGTGCTTCTGCTCAAGAAGATCTGCTCAAAGATGCCGGAAAGCCTGGAAGGCATGAAGCCGATGCTGATCTATCCGGTGCTTGGTATTTTTATTACAGGTGTGATTATGACTTACGTGGTTGAGCCGCCAATCGGAGCATTAAACACTCTGATCAACAACGGACTCAATGGATTAAACGGCGCAAGTGCAATTCTGCTGGGTGCACTGCTCGGCGGTATGATGTCTGTGGATATGGGCGGTCCAGTCAACAAGGCAGCTTATGTATTCGGTACAGCATCCATCGCAGCCGGAAACTATAACATCATGGCAGCAGTTATGGTCGGCGGTATGGTTCCGCCAATCGCAATCGCTATTGCAACATTAGTATTCAAGAACAAGTTCACCGCAGAGGAGAGAAAGGCAGGACCGACAAACTTTATAATGGGACTTTCCTTTATCACAGAGGGTGCTATCCCGTTTGCAGCTTCTGACCCGTTACATGTACTTCCATCCTGTGTGGTAGGATCGGCAGTCGCAGGAGCACTTTCCATGGCATTTAACTGTACTCTGATGGCACCGCACGGCGGAATCTTCGTATTCCCGACCGTCGGTAATCCATTCATGTATCTGGTGGCACTGGCGATCGGATCTGTGGTATCTGCGGTACTGTTAGGCGTTCTGAAGAAGAACGTGGCATAA
- the alr gene encoding alanine racemase yields the protein MESTLRRTWAEIDLDALAHNYHKLRERIGADVKFLGVVKADAYGHGSVQVSHLLQELGADYLAVSSIDEAVELRLNDVTMPILILGHTPKEQVSRLIKYHITQAVSCEAKALEYSEEAVKCGGILKIHIKVDTGMSRLGYLCDGDHFETGVAGICHGCSLPGLDAEGIFTHFAVSDEPGEDCKKYTEHQFDLFMRVIEEVEKRLGRKFALRHCANTGAVARYPETFLDMVRPGLLLYGYGEFADELGLLPVMTLKTTVSTIKIYPAGTAISYGGIFKTEHTTRIGVVPYGYADGFFRCLSNRCALMTKEGPAPQRGKICMDMCMIDLTGKMGVDVGSEVEVFGKQNSINDLAALAGTIPYELTCAVSKRVPRIYIRNGKVVEKELLLRG from the coding sequence ATGGAGTCGACATTGAGACGTACCTGGGCGGAGATTGATCTGGATGCCCTGGCACACAATTATCATAAATTAAGAGAGAGAATCGGTGCAGATGTAAAGTTTCTGGGGGTTGTGAAGGCGGATGCCTACGGACACGGTTCTGTACAGGTATCGCATCTGCTGCAGGAGCTTGGTGCGGATTATCTGGCGGTCAGCAGTATTGATGAGGCGGTCGAGTTGCGTTTAAATGACGTTACGATGCCGATTTTAATTCTCGGACACACACCGAAGGAGCAGGTATCAAGACTGATCAAATATCACATTACACAGGCGGTCAGCTGTGAGGCGAAAGCGCTTGAGTACAGCGAAGAGGCGGTCAAGTGCGGCGGCATCTTAAAGATCCACATCAAGGTGGATACCGGAATGTCGCGTCTGGGATATCTGTGCGACGGAGATCATTTTGAGACGGGCGTGGCGGGAATCTGTCACGGCTGCTCGCTGCCAGGACTGGATGCGGAGGGTATCTTTACGCATTTCGCGGTATCGGACGAGCCTGGCGAGGACTGCAAAAAATACACGGAGCATCAGTTCGACCTGTTTATGCGCGTGATTGAGGAAGTCGAAAAGCGCCTGGGAAGAAAGTTCGCGCTCCGTCACTGCGCGAACACCGGCGCGGTTGCAAGATATCCGGAGACCTTTCTTGATATGGTGCGCCCGGGACTGCTTCTGTACGGCTACGGGGAGTTTGCGGACGAGCTGGGGCTTTTGCCGGTCATGACATTAAAGACGACGGTCAGCACCATCAAGATCTATCCGGCAGGGACGGCGATCAGCTACGGCGGCATTTTTAAGACAGAGCATACCACGCGGATCGGCGTGGTTCCCTACGGCTATGCCGATGGCTTTTTCCGCTGTCTTTCCAACCGCTGCGCGCTGATGACAAAAGAGGGACCGGCTCCGCAGCGCGGGAAGATCTGCATGGACATGTGTATGATCGATCTGACAGGAAAAATGGGTGTGGATGTTGGAAGCGAGGTCGAGGTGTTCGGAAAACAGAACTCCATCAATGATCTTGCGGCACTTGCCGGGACGATTCCTTACGAGCTTACCTGCGCGGTGAGCAAACGTGTGCCGCGTATCTATATCAGAAATGGCAAAGTTGTGGAAAAGGAACTTCTGTTAAGAGGATAG
- a CDS encoding helix-turn-helix domain-containing protein: METSETVKEIRSRTGLNRKEFCQKFGIPLRTMEEWETGRRIPPEYIPRMLAYYTRSIDTDNARNEIRNHYDIVEDAEGNKVVIINDLRFKSRRNIDWNTVEQCLKEYVGSCVQILETSDEIYIGKDFPDEYTHSKDTKSLKGANRHANASQIVEPMIKIAAGKTFAPNYEEKHVADAKYGWYRYDTRFAIPVYNDEGNLCRYNIFGARILIRHDEDGKMYLYDILRIKKETSEPLEQ, encoded by the coding sequence ATGGAAACAAGTGAGACAGTAAAAGAAATACGCAGCCGGACAGGGTTAAACAGAAAAGAGTTTTGTCAAAAATTTGGTATTCCGCTCAGGACGATGGAGGAGTGGGAGACAGGTAGAAGGATCCCGCCAGAATATATTCCAAGGATGCTGGCATACTATACGAGAAGTATAGATACAGACAATGCGAGGAATGAGATAAGAAATCACTATGACATTGTGGAAGATGCGGAAGGAAATAAAGTTGTCATTATCAATGATTTACGATTTAAAAGCAGAAGGAATATTGACTGGAATACAGTGGAACAGTGTTTAAAGGAATATGTTGGAAGCTGCGTGCAGATTTTAGAAACATCCGATGAGATTTATATCGGGAAAGATTTTCCGGATGAATATACGCATTCCAAAGATACGAAAAGCCTAAAAGGTGCAAATCGGCATGCAAATGCATCTCAGATTGTAGAACCAATGATAAAAATTGCCGCCGGTAAAACATTTGCGCCTAATTACGAGGAAAAACATGTGGCAGATGCAAAATATGGATGGTATCGTTATGATACACGTTTTGCAATACCTGTATACAACGATGAGGGAAATTTGTGCAGATATAATATCTTTGGCGCAAGGATTTTAATACGCCATGATGAAGATGGAAAAATGTATTTATACGATATTCTGAGAATAAAAAAAGAAACGAGCGAGCCGCTTGAGCAATAG
- a CDS encoding phosphate/phosphite/phosphonate ABC transporter substrate-binding protein — MKRLTATLLAAAMCMGTFAGCGSNTEETTDNSNAGAAAGETAAATTESQTASAENVHLDALNVYFVPSRDPEEIVTATEPLSDLLKNELAGLGYDVDSVNISVGTTYEAVGEALSAGTADVGFIPGGTYVLYDDGCDVILTATRDGLNKDSDNPADWNDGQPTEASDKQAVSYRALFIAGPSEKGQELADKVNSGEELTWDDLDSANWSVMSSSSPAGYIYPALWMQDRYGKGITDLSNAVQSDSYASAFARLASGQVDVLVTYADARRDYEENWTSEYGRSASIWEETNVIGVTDPIYNDTVCVSKTSPYMDENLKTAIQTALINIGNTEEGKAVIAIYSHNGYEPAQSSDYDKEREAQKLIQELNAAN; from the coding sequence ATGAAGAGATTGACAGCTACTTTACTGGCAGCAGCAATGTGCATGGGTACATTTGCAGGCTGTGGAAGTAACACAGAAGAGACAACAGATAACAGCAATGCAGGTGCAGCAGCAGGCGAGACAGCAGCTGCTACTACGGAGAGCCAGACAGCTTCCGCTGAGAATGTGCATCTGGATGCGTTAAACGTATATTTTGTACCGTCCAGAGATCCGGAAGAGATCGTAACTGCAACAGAGCCGTTGAGTGATCTGTTAAAGAACGAGCTTGCGGGACTGGGCTATGATGTAGACAGTGTAAACATTTCCGTAGGTACGACATACGAGGCAGTAGGCGAGGCACTTTCCGCCGGAACAGCGGATGTTGGATTTATTCCGGGCGGTACTTACGTGCTCTATGATGACGGATGTGATGTGATCCTGACCGCAACCAGAGATGGTCTGAACAAGGACTCCGACAATCCGGCGGACTGGAATGACGGACAGCCGACAGAGGCATCTGACAAGCAGGCAGTATCTTACCGTGCTCTGTTCATCGCAGGTCCTTCTGAGAAAGGACAGGAGCTTGCAGACAAGGTAAATTCCGGAGAGGAGCTTACCTGGGATGATCTGGATAGCGCAAACTGGAGCGTGATGTCTTCTTCTTCACCGGCAGGCTACATTTACCCGGCATTATGGATGCAGGATCGTTACGGCAAGGGCATCACAGATCTTTCCAATGCAGTACAGTCTGATTCCTATGCAAGTGCATTCGCAAGACTTGCATCCGGACAGGTAGATGTATTGGTAACCTACGCAGACGCAAGACGTGACTACGAGGAAAACTGGACCAGCGAGTATGGACGCTCTGCTTCCATCTGGGAGGAGACGAACGTCATCGGTGTGACAGATCCGATCTACAACGATACCGTCTGTGTGAGCAAGACCTCTCCGTACATGGATGAGAACTTAAAGACAGCCATTCAGACAGCACTGATCAACATCGGCAATACCGAAGAGGGCAAGGCGGTTATCGCAATCTACAGCCACAACGGATATGAGCCGGCACAGTCTTCTGACTATGATAAGGAAAGAGAAGCACAGAAGCTGATTCAGGAACTGAACGCAGCCAACTAA
- the phnC gene encoding phosphonate ABC transporter ATP-binding protein, with amino-acid sequence MIEFSNVSKVYPNGVVGLDDVNLTIEQGEFVGIIGLSGAGKSTLLRTINRMHDITSGTLTVDGQEVKNLKGKQLRKFRRNIGMIFQSFNLVTRTTVIRNVLMAKVPEMPFWRVLLGIFKKEDKLNALEALDKVGILDKAYIRADQLSGGQQQRVALARTLAQNPKIILADEPVAALDPVTAKQVMSDFKKINQEMNITILINIHHVELALAYADRIIGIRAGKIVYDGPSADVTEDVLNMIYAGKIPDEVEEA; translated from the coding sequence ATGATAGAGTTTTCAAACGTATCCAAGGTATATCCCAACGGCGTGGTTGGACTCGACGATGTCAATCTTACGATTGAGCAGGGCGAGTTTGTGGGAATCATCGGTCTTTCGGGAGCAGGAAAATCGACACTGCTTCGCACGATCAACCGTATGCATGACATTACTTCCGGTACGCTTACAGTGGACGGACAGGAGGTTAAGAACCTCAAAGGAAAACAACTGCGGAAATTCCGCCGCAATATCGGAATGATTTTTCAATCCTTTAATCTTGTGACACGCACCACGGTCATCCGCAACGTATTGATGGCAAAAGTGCCTGAGATGCCGTTCTGGCGTGTATTACTCGGTATATTTAAAAAAGAAGACAAGTTGAACGCTTTGGAGGCACTCGACAAAGTGGGCATTTTAGATAAGGCATATATCCGTGCGGACCAGCTTTCAGGCGGACAGCAGCAGCGCGTGGCGCTCGCCCGCACACTTGCACAGAATCCGAAAATCATCCTCGCGGATGAGCCGGTAGCGGCGCTCGATCCGGTAACAGCAAAGCAGGTAATGAGCGATTTTAAGAAGATCAATCAGGAAATGAACATTACCATTTTGATCAATATCCACCACGTAGAACTGGCGCTTGCCTATGCGGACCGGATCATCGGTATCCGCGCCGGAAAGATCGTCTATGACGGACCTTCCGCGGATGTGACAGAGGATGTGTTAAACATGATCTATGCCGGAAAGATACCGGATGAGGTGGAGGAAGCCTGA